In Micromonospora sp. LH3U1, one genomic interval encodes:
- a CDS encoding response regulator: MTAPIRLLIVDDHPVVRDGLRGMFTGDPGFEVVGEAADGSEALALVTTVQPDVVLMDLRMPGMNGVTAIGRLARSGSTARVLVLTTYDTDADVLPAIEAGATGYLLKDTPREELVRAVRAAARGESVLAPSVAGRLMGRLRAPVEEPLSQRELEVLTLVARGASNREAAARLFISEATVKTHLLHVYAKLGVNDRAAAVATAYDRGLLTPGGR, encoded by the coding sequence TTGACCGCCCCGATACGGCTGCTGATCGTCGACGACCATCCGGTGGTACGCGACGGGTTGCGGGGGATGTTCACCGGCGACCCCGGGTTCGAGGTGGTCGGCGAGGCCGCGGACGGCTCGGAGGCGTTGGCCCTGGTCACGACGGTGCAGCCGGACGTGGTGCTGATGGATCTGCGGATGCCCGGCATGAACGGGGTGACCGCCATCGGCAGGCTGGCCCGCTCCGGCAGCACCGCTCGGGTGCTGGTGCTCACCACGTACGACACGGACGCCGACGTGCTGCCCGCGATCGAGGCTGGTGCCACCGGCTACCTGCTCAAGGACACTCCCCGCGAGGAGCTGGTCCGCGCGGTACGGGCCGCCGCCCGGGGCGAGTCGGTGCTCGCGCCGAGTGTCGCCGGCCGGCTGATGGGCCGGCTGCGTGCACCGGTCGAGGAGCCGCTCAGCCAGCGTGAGTTGGAGGTGCTCACCCTGGTGGCCCGTGGTGCCTCCAACCGGGAGGCGGCGGCTCGGCTGTTCATCAGCGAGGCCACCGTCAAGACGCACCTGCTGCACGTGTACGCCAAGCTCGGGGTCAACGACCGGGCCGCCGCGGTGGCCACCGCGTACGACAGGGGGTTGCTGACCCCCGGCGGGCGGTGA
- a CDS encoding helix-turn-helix transcriptional regulator — protein MRASRLISLLLLLQTRGSMTAGELARELEVSERTVYRDVLALSAAGVPVYADRGRAGGYRLLGGYRTRLTGLTRDEAEALFLAGLPGPAGDMGLTDAVAAAELKVLAALPPALRDAPARAGQRFHLDVPGWFRETAPPPRLAELARAVWADRVVELRYRRGEREVTRRVQPYGLVLKSGVWYLVGRVGDDARTYRVDRVTGVEVGEEHFDRDEGFDLAGHWREQAGAFLRTMLRAEVAVRLSPAGLRQLRHLVDAPFVYDEVVAAAGAPDGQGWVVARLPVESVQVAYHQLLGLGPEVEVLGPPELRRLFVEAADRLSVLYR, from the coding sequence GTGCGCGCGTCCCGATTGATCTCGCTGTTGTTGCTGTTGCAGACGCGCGGGTCGATGACTGCGGGCGAGCTGGCGCGGGAGCTGGAGGTCTCCGAGCGGACCGTCTACCGGGACGTGTTGGCGCTCTCCGCCGCCGGTGTGCCGGTCTACGCCGATCGGGGTCGGGCCGGTGGCTACCGCCTGCTCGGCGGCTACCGCACCCGACTCACCGGGCTGACCCGGGACGAGGCGGAGGCGCTGTTCCTCGCCGGGCTACCCGGACCGGCCGGCGACATGGGGCTCACCGACGCGGTCGCCGCCGCCGAACTGAAGGTGCTCGCCGCGCTGCCGCCGGCCCTGCGCGACGCCCCGGCCCGCGCTGGGCAGCGGTTCCACCTGGACGTGCCGGGCTGGTTCCGGGAGACCGCGCCGCCACCCCGACTCGCCGAGCTGGCCCGGGCGGTCTGGGCGGACCGGGTGGTGGAGCTGCGCTACCGACGCGGCGAACGGGAGGTGACCCGCCGGGTCCAGCCGTACGGGCTGGTCCTCAAGAGTGGGGTCTGGTATCTCGTTGGCCGGGTCGGCGACGACGCCCGCACCTACCGGGTGGACCGGGTCACCGGCGTCGAGGTGGGCGAGGAGCACTTCGACCGCGACGAGGGTTTCGACCTGGCCGGGCACTGGCGCGAGCAGGCCGGTGCGTTCCTGCGGACCATGCTGCGGGCCGAGGTCGCCGTCCGGCTCAGCCCGGCCGGCCTGCGCCAGCTCCGGCACCTGGTGGACGCCCCCTTCGTGTACGACGAAGTGGTGGCCGCCGCCGGAGCACCCGACGGGCAGGGCTGGGTGGTGGCCCGGCTGCCCGTCGAGTCCGTCCAGGTGGCGTACCACCAGCTGCTGGGGCTCGGCCCCGAGGTGGAGGTCCTCGGTCCACCCGAGCTGCGCCGGTTGTTCGTCGAGGCGGCCGACCGCCTCAGCGTGCTCTACCGGTAG